In Ananas comosus cultivar F153 linkage group 14, ASM154086v1, whole genome shotgun sequence, the genomic stretch CTTCAAATTAATCTGAAAAGATAGATCGAGTAGGGAGGCAAAGGGAGCAAATATTGTTTACCAGAACAACTACATCCCTAGCTACTACAGCTAAGATATCAGCACATGATACAACACCAGGACAAGCCTCCTCCAACTTGGCCTTTATGCCATCGATCACACCGAACCCTCGGAGGCTGACATTCGGTATCGCGTCCTTCTCAGCCGAATTATCCTTTGTACTGTTCAGCAGAACTGAGCCATCACAGCCCTGCACAGAATTTGCACTCTCCAACATTAGTaaactcttctctctttttaccTTACTAAGCAGGTTATAATCGACTAATTGTActtatatttacatttttttccccttaagtTGTATATTTAAGAACATATCCATccaaagcatatatatatatatatataagcacttCAAAATCTTTTCTTCTATGCATATACTCCTAAAACTTGTTGAAATACCCCTGCCTGTAAGACTTTCTCTAATACAATATCAAACTTTCCCTGTGAATTTGATGACTCCCTATGCCACAATTACGGGCATGTATGAAATCCAGATCTTATACAGGTATATGCATTAAATTTGCCTTTCTACCAGCCTAGAAGACATACATTCACAAAGCAATCATGGAAGTGCATTCGGAGAAGCGGGCCAGCGAGGCTCGGCGCACGCGAGATAACCTTAGTTATCTCAGAGCCAATAATGGCTTCTGCTTTCGGGCATGAGTATTGGTAGAAGTCCATTTGCAAGCCCTGTGCAACTGATAATGCTGGGGGGTGAAGCAGTAGAAGAAGAAACAAAGGGAGAAACAACTTGTAGAGACATCTACTAGCCATTCTTACTGAACAGTTAAGTATATGAAAGTTGTGATGCTTATAAGATGAATAGAGATCAATcatgttattatatatagttaagcAGGTTGCATGAGATGTTTAATTAGCTTATTATCTATAGATTACGTTAGTTTTTTTTATGTGGTTAAATTAGAGAGTTATTGTGGTAACTTAGGAAGTGATATACGGACTAGGACTTTAGTACATTGATTGATTGTGTAGGCAAAACTACAGGCGGAAACAATGATTTATTTAGTTATAGAACAACTTGTTTACTAACTGCTTTGTTGGAAGAGATGGAGTGCAATGTGACGAAAGATTCGTTGACTAAAGAATATGTACCATGTGATTGGATTGCGTAAGTCCTTGCAGTAGCAACtaattagtataatttttttgactaaacTTCGTTGAGCATTCATGGCTTGGGAGTTTAGGGGTAACCTACATCACATGAAATAGCGGAGATATATTGAGGTCTCCTTTAATTAGGAATTTGGTTATTTAGCTATTATTAGCAAAGGCGGTGGACGCATAATCACCACTTTAAGGCCTAGTTTGGAATtgcactttttaaaaaaatgcataaTTGTATATTTTAGAAGAtccaaaaatttctaaaaatgcTTGCAATCCTTTCGATTGAGTTTGTTACTTATAATTTATGTACTTGGTCATTTTTCCTCTTTCTGTGTACAACCCTCGTTCACTACTTTCACAATGATTGAATTATTTCATGATTAGAACTTATTTACAGAAGGCTTAAATTTTCTTCAAGTAATCTCATGGGTCTTAAGTACAATCAATGATTCAGTGAAGTTGAAATAAACAAGTAGAACAGCTGGATACCCAGCTATTTACAACACCATCTTGCAATTTGTTAATGCAGAAACGTGTTGGCGTTGGATTGCCCAAAACTTTCATGTTAAGCCATGCTGGGAAATCTCCCATAACTTTGAGGTCGGATTTGGATACCTTCATTTACACACCGAAGACGAAATAATTGGAAATCCCGGTTCCAAAAAGTAGAACAAAATATATCCTAGTAATATAAACAGTCAGAACGTACGGCAAATATATGTTTTGTtttgctttgctttgctttgctttttTCAGCGAGAAGTAAGAAGGTTCATGCAGTGAAAAACTCACTAGGCAAAGCCCGGCCTGGCCTGGCCTGGCCCAGTTCAATTAGTCCGAGAACTATTCCCACATTTAAGCCCAGTTGTTTAACCGAGCTACAGCCCTTTCTTCCGGCCCGGCCTATAGCAAAAATTTAACGCATGTTCATGAGTGGGGCATGCAAATTCGTAAAAGAAACGGTTTTGTTTGTTGAGAGTTTAGAGGGAGGGAGCTTGCTTAGTTGTCACCTTCGCTTTTCCCTCTCTGCTACTGAACGTTACAGATCCCTAACCGGCCAACACCTGTACTCCCTTTCCCCTGACCACCACTCCCCCCCGTTTCCCCCACTCTCTTTATCTTCCTCATGCGCATCGCACGCCCCCTGCACCACCGGTATAGCCACATCCATATGCATGAAACCAAACCCTGTTGTAaccttccctctcctcctcctcctcctcctcctcctcctcctccacttgCCTGATCGTCGCTACAACAGATTATATTCAAGTACCAAAATGGACGTGATCTTCGAGACGAAGAGCCGGCGGTTCAGCATCGAGATCGGGTTCTTCGACACGGTCCACGAGATCAAGGAGAAGATCCACCGGTACGAGGGCTACCCGGTCGCCTCTCAGAAGCTCTTCCTCGACGGCCGCGAGCTCTCTGACGACGACGGCGACACCGAGCGCTACGCCATCCTCCAGggctccctcctccgcctctccctctcctccgaccccgaccccgaccccgCCCCCGCCCGCATCACCGTCACCGTCTCCGTCTCCAAGCGCCAGTTCACCGTCGACGCCGACGCCTCAGACACCGTCACCCGGCTCAAGGAGCGGATTTACGAGTCCGAAGGCATTCCCCCGAGCCGCTTCGCGCTGTACCACGGCAACGCAGAGCTGCAGGACGACACAAAGCTGGCCGAGTACGTGGTGGGGGATCGGGCGGAGCTGCATGCGGTGATCGTCGGCCCGCCGCAGCAGCAGGCGGCGTCGGGGGCGACGGTGGgggggaagaagatgagggtGATGGTGGTGACGAAATGCGGGACGAAGAAGGTGGCGGTGGAGGTGAACGCCGGGGACAACGTCGGGGAGCTGAGGAAGGAGCTGCAGCGGGTGCGCGGAAGCCTCCACTTCCACCTCCCCGCCGAGGGATACTTCTTCATCTACAAGCAGAACGTCATGGACGACGACCGATCCTTCCGCTGGCACGACGTCCGCCATGGGGATACCATCGAGATCTTCAACGGCAGCATCACCGGAGGGACCTAATTCATTCAATATTTGTAGTTACCATGCATCGAtcattccaattccaattccaaATCTTAAGCTACAAAGCTAAGCTAACTGCTGGAATATGAAATGTTTCGCGGTAGACAAAAGTTTTGATAGTTTTTCATTTCATAATTAAGTCTTAATATTCAGTCTTTACTTCTTataattagaaaagaaaaccccccaaaaaaaattactatgtTTGATTCATTTTATATTTCTGTAATTTCTCACTTTCACTACACCGAAACTATAAATCtgatatatgcaaaaaaaaacaacgGTAGCTACAAGCCGGACTGACGAATCGGGCCCAAGAGTGGTGCACAGATTATATAAAAGCGAGTATTAAGCAACGAACTATACTACTACTATatattaacaaatttaatggtaaaaaaaaatatcttaatttgaatatataaattatataatttttatatttatttatttttacggtTTGTTCCGGTTCGACTTGGTTGAACCTTTTTCCGATCTATGGGGGTTGGCACAAATCACAACCCGAAAATTATTGTCAAGGCAAAGAGGCATATTGTAAGCCCAAAAAAAATGTCAATATAAGTTTAGCCTCACACACCAAGCCCAATATATAAGCGTACTTAGCCTAATAGGATAAGCCCGAATCACTGCCCAATAAGCCCAAATAGAGTGCATCATGTAGCGCGCTTCATCGTTGCTTTTCCCTAAATTTGTGCTCCGTGAAGGGCGATTCGTGGGGGCTTGCCTCTTCCACATGCTCGACGTTGAAAGGCGTGGTCTTCGATCTTGACGTTTCTTCTACCAAttcgaagtttttttttttttcaattcaaatCAATCGCAATAACCTCATACATGGATTCGTGGCTTCGATTGATCGATATGTACTCATGGGATTTTGCGGTTTTGGTGGGTGCTCTCCAAGTGTTTGTTGGAATGCCTCAATGGCTTTGTTACTTGCCATTTTGAGCTCGACTAGGGAGTGCCCAAAAGTTTCTCTTCCACGAGTGCTTCGTTTCGATTGAGCTGATCGTTTGATCTTCCGGGTAAATACTTTTTGTCCTtctttttcatgattttttttttttgggttaatatTGTTAAGTATGATGTGTCCTCGAAGTGTTTGTTAGAATGCTTCTTTGGTCAGTGGTACTTCACTAAAGATGCCCTCTAAGTTTTAGCATACAGAAATGTATCAACATGGATTGGTTATAAGAATCTAACTAATCAATCAAATCTTATGATTCATTGCATCTTTATTTGGATATAACTAGATGATAAAAAATGTTGCTATTGGTTACTTTGATTATTAATAATGAGCCCAAGCAAGTGGATTTGGCAAATATTTTCTTAGGACTATGAAATTGAGGCATCTATCCATTTAACTGCTAGTTCTCCCACCACAGAGGCTTCTAGCTATTGATGAGTTTTATAGGTATAAACATATATTATGCAGATATTGTTTTTCTCCTTCTAAAAGGtgttttactattttttgtGTCTTTATCATGTAAGCTTGTTAATTTGTTTCAAGCACACTTTCCTTGATGGTTAAGAAATATTTAAGCATTAGCTGCACTATAGGTGGGGTAAATATTCTTTCTTTAGCCTGATATTTAATATGACTAACTTGCAAATTATCGTATTGtattggttgtttttttttcataagtTAACTATATCTTGTGAGGTGatcattatatttttcaacatGTTTTGCATATGAATTTAGACCAATACTTACGCAACTCAAGTCAACCAACTAAATACTCGTCTAAAACTAGGCGTCCGTTGTAattctcaaaagaaaaacataaggATCTGTCATACATATTATCCCTTAAGTTTGATTTTGAGTTATCTCCTAACTTGTATACAGTAAATAAATTAGCATAAAATTGGTTTCATTACATCTATAATTAATCACTTTTGTTGTTATCTCTCCAATATAATGTACCTTTgcattcaatttttctttttcagctATAATGGCTTTCAGGCAGAGATTTCAACATTGTCTTTACAGAGACTTCAATTTCACACTTATGTGTCAGAGATATTACAGTTCGAAAATAGACTGGAACAAGCTTCGGCCTATGATTCTAAAAAGAATCCGAAACAGAGCAAATGATTATCCTGTGAAGAACATGATTCCTGTAGCAGAGGAAGTAATTAGGGCCAGAGAACTTTTGAGAGAAGGTGTCTCTGGTCTTCTCAAAGTTATTCCTGTTAAGGCATGCAAGTAAGAGAGCTCTCTCGTAAATTACATTCAATTCTATAAAATAGCTTGTTCGAAAGTTGATTGTTGACCAAATCGACTTAGCCCATTTAGATTATAGACTATGCTCTTATTGCACTCAGTTATTTTAGGGTTATTTTTCGTCTTCATCGAAACAGTTTGCTAACGTCATGGTTGTGAAGCAACTCGTGAATGCTGATTTGAACATAACTAACTTTGAATAAATGCTGATTTGAACATAACTAACTTTGAAATTGCTAGAAAGCACCTTTTTAGCTGCATGTAGTTGAATGCCTATTATTATGTACCTAACAGTCAAATAAAGAACAGGCCTATATGATAATCAAACATATACTTCCTAATTATTCACTCAAATTGGTTCAGTAAAACTGCATTGACTcataaaaagagaggaaaaaaaaaggaattcaTAATTGTTTTGTTCCATTGACCTTTTCCAAATCAATGACAAACAGCAACTTCAATCTTCCTTTCGATCATAAGTTTAACCACTACTAAAATGTGCCAGATTTTGTCCTGAAGTTTATATCGGTGAGACAGGCCATCAGATGAAAACCTGCCATGGTTTCAAGCGCATGATCAAAG encodes the following:
- the LOC109720852 gene encoding polyubiquitin-like, with protein sequence MSERGRGRKDCWGFLSWCCLCLFADRREGIRLYSSTKMDVIFETKSRRFSIEIGFFDTVHEIKEKIHRYEGYPVASQKLFLDGRELSDDDGDTERYAILQGSLLRLSLSSDPDPDPAPARITVTVSVSKRQFTVDADASDTVTRLKERIYESEGIPPSRFALYHGNAELQDDTKLAEYVVGDRAELHAVIVGPPQQQAASGATVGGKKMRVMVVTKCGTKKVAVEVNAGDNVGELRKELQRVRGSLHFHLPAEGYFFIYKQNVMDDDRSFRWHDVRHGDTIEIFNGSITGGT